From Synoicihabitans lomoniglobus, the proteins below share one genomic window:
- a CDS encoding PVC-type heme-binding CxxCH protein: MLLPRRFVLLLLCFLYPFYGFAQDGFPVAAGSGLLPEDAAAAMTMPEGFQAKLFAGEPDVHQPIAFTIDERGRLWVVENYSYPDWSPYGRDRILILEDTDGDGSFDESTVFFDQLNFATAIAVGHGGVWVGTAPYLIFIPDKNRDDIPDGPPQVVLDGWGHQDTHETLNSFVWGPDGWLYGNQGIFTHSNVGAPGARDDERTPLNACVWRYHPTKKIFEVFAEGISNQWGLDFNDTGDAFVTACVIPHLYHVIQAGHYQRQAGQHFNPYTYGDLQNIGDHLHYDNGVSWVDSRFGAGGTDAAGGGHAHAGTLIYLGDNFPAEYRGSLLTHNILGNRINRDTLAPVGSGYIGSHAPDFMKANDGWFRGLRLETGPDGSLFNSDWYDPRACHQQRPHDRTNGRIYKISYGTPDPVLVDLAALSSAELVALQLHPNEWHVRRARLILQERGPDPAVHDALREIIRTNPDVTRQLRALWTLHVTRGLNSTLALELLRSPAAYVRGWTVQLMTEDRNPAPRVRAAFVELATNDASPIVRRFLASAAQRIAPADRWDIVAALLTHGEDADDANLPLLYWYAAEPLVALDPTRAMALATASPLASLRPFFLRRQAEAAATASAAGQADDSSGLANLVQTLGATDDTTWQHEVLSSLLAATAGRTDLDAPEGWADTYRKLNTSPDLDLIAQADTLAARFGDKGIYWAKRRVAGDAFAPLPARQAALEIVLQRRNFQMAPFYQELLTEPGLRLQALRGLAPYEVPGTPEAIFAAYPTFEPDEKRLALSILAQRETYARALSTAIASGTIPASDLDAGLVRQLRLRNDSEIDQVLTTHWGVMQESSEYAQAEIDRWKTILTPQRIDSADTANGYRIFAETCASCHVLFDEGADLGPELTGSNRKDIDYLLANIVDPNGTIGRDYLLTIVETHDGRSAAGIVKRETPTGVTLANAAETVTFARADIKAVNRLEVSLMPPGLLEGLAEPEVVDLVAYLNALGPGAQP; this comes from the coding sequence ATGCTCTTGCCCCGCCGGTTCGTCCTCCTCCTGCTCTGCTTTCTGTATCCATTTTACGGTTTCGCCCAGGACGGCTTCCCCGTCGCCGCCGGTTCCGGACTCCTCCCCGAGGATGCCGCTGCCGCCATGACCATGCCGGAAGGTTTCCAGGCCAAGCTCTTCGCCGGTGAACCCGACGTGCATCAACCAATCGCCTTCACCATTGACGAACGGGGCCGTCTCTGGGTCGTCGAAAACTATTCCTACCCCGACTGGTCGCCCTACGGTCGTGATCGCATTCTCATCCTCGAGGACACCGACGGCGACGGCTCGTTCGACGAGAGCACCGTCTTTTTCGACCAGCTCAACTTTGCCACCGCCATCGCCGTCGGCCACGGCGGCGTGTGGGTCGGCACCGCCCCCTACTTGATCTTCATTCCCGACAAGAACCGCGACGATATTCCCGATGGTCCGCCGCAAGTCGTGCTCGACGGCTGGGGGCACCAGGACACCCACGAAACGCTCAACAGTTTTGTCTGGGGACCCGATGGCTGGCTTTACGGCAACCAAGGCATCTTCACCCATTCCAACGTCGGCGCCCCCGGTGCCCGCGACGACGAACGCACTCCGCTCAACGCGTGCGTGTGGCGCTACCACCCGACCAAAAAGATCTTCGAGGTCTTCGCCGAAGGCATCAGCAATCAGTGGGGCCTCGACTTCAACGACACCGGCGACGCCTTCGTCACTGCCTGCGTCATTCCTCACCTCTATCACGTGATCCAAGCGGGCCACTACCAGCGTCAAGCGGGCCAGCACTTCAATCCCTACACCTACGGCGACCTGCAAAACATCGGCGACCATCTTCACTACGACAACGGCGTCAGCTGGGTGGATTCCCGCTTTGGCGCGGGTGGCACCGACGCCGCCGGCGGCGGTCACGCGCACGCGGGCACGCTCATCTACCTCGGCGACAATTTTCCCGCCGAATACCGCGGTTCGCTGCTTACTCACAACATCCTCGGCAACCGCATCAATCGCGACACGCTCGCCCCCGTCGGCTCCGGTTACATCGGCTCGCACGCGCCCGATTTCATGAAAGCCAATGACGGTTGGTTCCGCGGTCTGCGGCTCGAAACCGGTCCCGACGGATCGCTCTTCAACAGCGATTGGTATGACCCGCGCGCCTGCCACCAACAGCGACCGCACGACCGCACCAACGGCCGCATTTACAAGATTTCCTACGGCACCCCCGACCCCGTCCTGGTCGACCTCGCCGCCCTCAGCTCCGCCGAGCTCGTTGCGCTCCAACTTCACCCCAACGAGTGGCACGTGCGCCGGGCTCGCTTGATCCTCCAAGAACGCGGCCCCGATCCCGCCGTCCATGACGCACTGCGGGAGATCATCCGCACCAACCCGGATGTCACCCGCCAACTCCGCGCCCTGTGGACCCTGCATGTCACGCGCGGTCTCAACAGCACCCTCGCCCTCGAGCTGCTGCGTTCCCCCGCCGCCTACGTGCGCGGCTGGACCGTTCAACTCATGACCGAGGATCGCAATCCCGCTCCCCGGGTGCGCGCCGCGTTCGTCGAGCTCGCCACGAACGACGCCTCGCCCATCGTGCGCCGATTCCTGGCCTCCGCCGCCCAACGCATCGCTCCGGCCGATCGCTGGGACATCGTGGCAGCATTACTCACGCACGGCGAGGATGCCGACGACGCAAACCTGCCGCTGCTGTATTGGTATGCCGCCGAGCCTCTGGTGGCGCTCGATCCCACCCGGGCCATGGCCCTCGCCACCGCCAGTCCGCTGGCATCCTTGCGCCCATTCTTTCTGCGTCGCCAAGCCGAAGCTGCCGCGACCGCCAGCGCCGCAGGTCAAGCCGACGACTCCTCCGGCCTGGCCAACCTCGTGCAAACCCTCGGTGCCACGGACGACACCACGTGGCAACATGAGGTCCTGTCCAGTCTGCTCGCCGCCACCGCCGGTCGCACGGACCTGGACGCGCCAGAAGGTTGGGCAGACACCTATCGCAAGCTCAACACCAGTCCCGACCTCGATCTCATTGCCCAGGCCGACACGCTCGCCGCCCGCTTCGGTGACAAAGGCATTTACTGGGCCAAACGTCGCGTCGCCGGAGATGCCTTTGCTCCGCTGCCCGCACGCCAGGCTGCACTCGAAATCGTGCTCCAGCGCCGCAACTTCCAGATGGCGCCATTCTACCAGGAACTGCTCACGGAGCCCGGCCTGCGCCTCCAAGCCCTGCGCGGACTCGCCCCCTACGAGGTGCCGGGCACGCCCGAGGCCATTTTCGCGGCCTACCCGACCTTCGAACCCGACGAAAAACGTCTCGCACTTTCCATTCTCGCCCAACGGGAAACCTACGCCCGCGCGCTTTCCACCGCCATCGCCTCCGGCACGATCCCGGCCAGCGATCTCGATGCCGGTCTCGTCCGCCAGCTCCGCCTGCGCAACGACTCCGAGATCGATCAGGTGCTAACCACCCATTGGGGAGTCATGCAGGAGTCGTCCGAATACGCCCAAGCGGAAATCGATCGCTGGAAAACCATCCTTACCCCCCAACGTATCGACTCCGCCGATACTGCCAATGGTTACCGCATCTTCGCCGAAACCTGCGCCTCCTGCCATGTGCTCTTCGATGAGGGCGCCGACTTGGGACCCGAACTCACCGGTTCCAATCGCAAGGACATTGACTACCTGCTCGCCAACATCGTCGACCCCAACGGCACCATCGGTCGCGACTACCTGCTCACCATCGTCGAAACCCACGACGGCCGTTCGGCCGCGGGCATCGTCAAACGCGAAACCCCCACCGGCGTGACACTTGCCAACGCTGCCGAGACCGTGACCTTCGCCCGTGCCGATATCAAAGCGGTCAATCGCCTCGAAGTTTCACTCATGCCCCCCGGCCTGCTCGAAGGTCTCGCCGAGCCCGAAGTCGTCGATCTGGTCGCCTACCTCAACGCCCTCGGTCCGGGCGCTCAGCCGTAA
- a CDS encoding heparinase II/III domain-containing protein produces the protein MPSLSPRRWVQIVPFVRFWLLLVTFGSAKLSADSTAPGLYFNAAELVALREKLTQPPFDERFQRLLAIAEQFLDAPLPSLTEPTRYRPRDSLGITLNCSFAYAITGDRRFADRARREVTALMERDTWITAGDYNKAADLSTSECSVAAAICYDWCYDTFTPDERAAYVERALTLGTREYLASIEEHDDWWVNNPVTNWSGVCHGGGGLLALALYDESAEARRAYAYARRQVPRFLRDVVGVDGGGHEGVMYTRYGIEFAFFFATAAHHRFPGSDLDRLFTNLSNRLPGYWDAAMQAPDDRFANFNNMNETTYHGLYARDHANAEGGPSSTLSALFERMAAEHGSAGTGRDSSVDALLLWGADHGGGAFYTKGPSPFWYLWRRAVPPAASRPPLPDAMLFRTAGHTIWQTPDTWLVYNGGWTSDRSHRNHDLGTFIYVHDRERFVVDPGYRKSDTAEHSTITIDEQNQPADVRGRYLAWTRTEDFKYLLSDLTTCYGPDLRKFHRHLLMFNDGTLVIVDDLSSNGRPHYDWRLQTRFTPTIDGNTITLPGEHSMLHVVSAVPSAADISIGENSLNFISIKPSAISPGDTLFVTVLQPGAPDSAPPTVTTHSTADTTRISIAKHRQSTTVDFARSSSLVLTHVNHHAVAPPIAPTERTFTRLTAPLDATPKPR, from the coding sequence ATGCCCTCACTCTCGCCCCGACGCTGGGTTCAGATTGTCCCCTTCGTTCGTTTTTGGCTGCTGTTGGTCACCTTCGGCAGCGCCAAGTTATCGGCCGACTCCACCGCTCCGGGCCTCTATTTCAACGCAGCCGAGTTGGTCGCCCTGCGCGAGAAGCTGACGCAGCCTCCCTTTGACGAACGCTTCCAACGCCTGCTCGCGATCGCGGAACAGTTTCTCGACGCCCCGTTGCCGTCGTTGACGGAACCGACGCGCTATCGCCCGCGCGACAGTCTCGGTATCACCCTCAACTGTTCGTTTGCCTATGCGATCACGGGCGATCGCCGTTTCGCCGACCGCGCTCGGCGGGAGGTCACTGCCTTGATGGAGCGCGACACGTGGATCACCGCCGGAGACTACAACAAGGCCGCCGATCTCTCGACGTCCGAGTGCAGCGTGGCCGCCGCGATTTGCTACGATTGGTGCTATGACACCTTCACGCCCGACGAGCGCGCCGCTTATGTGGAGCGCGCCCTCACGCTGGGCACGCGCGAGTATCTCGCGAGTATCGAGGAACACGACGACTGGTGGGTGAATAACCCGGTCACCAATTGGAGCGGCGTGTGCCACGGCGGCGGTGGTTTGCTCGCCCTCGCACTCTACGACGAATCAGCCGAAGCCCGTCGCGCCTACGCCTACGCCCGTCGGCAAGTGCCACGATTTTTGCGCGATGTGGTCGGCGTCGATGGCGGCGGCCATGAGGGTGTGATGTATACGCGCTACGGCATCGAGTTCGCTTTCTTTTTCGCCACCGCCGCCCACCACCGTTTTCCGGGCTCCGACCTCGACCGACTTTTCACGAACTTGAGCAATCGCCTCCCCGGCTACTGGGACGCCGCCATGCAGGCGCCCGACGACCGCTTCGCCAACTTCAACAACATGAACGAGACCACCTATCACGGGCTCTATGCGCGGGATCACGCCAACGCGGAAGGTGGCCCGAGTTCCACCCTCAGCGCCTTGTTCGAGCGCATGGCCGCCGAACACGGTTCCGCGGGGACCGGCCGCGATTCGTCGGTCGATGCGCTGCTACTCTGGGGCGCCGACCACGGTGGCGGCGCGTTCTACACCAAGGGTCCCTCCCCGTTCTGGTATCTCTGGCGTCGCGCGGTGCCACCCGCCGCATCGCGTCCTCCCCTGCCCGACGCGATGTTGTTTCGCACCGCCGGCCACACGATCTGGCAAACCCCCGACACCTGGCTCGTCTACAACGGCGGCTGGACCTCCGACCGCAGTCATCGCAACCACGACCTGGGCACGTTCATCTACGTGCACGATCGCGAACGATTTGTCGTCGATCCCGGCTATCGCAAGAGCGACACCGCCGAGCATTCCACCATCACCATTGACGAGCAAAACCAACCCGCCGACGTGCGGGGCCGTTACCTCGCCTGGACCCGAACCGAAGATTTCAAGTATCTGCTCAGCGACCTCACGACCTGCTACGGGCCGGACCTGCGCAAATTCCATCGTCACCTGCTGATGTTTAACGATGGCACGCTCGTGATCGTCGATGACCTCAGTTCCAACGGTCGACCGCACTACGATTGGCGGCTCCAAACCCGATTCACTCCCACCATCGACGGCAACACGATCACCTTACCCGGCGAACATTCCATGCTGCATGTCGTCAGTGCCGTGCCCTCCGCCGCTGATATTTCCATCGGCGAAAACTCCCTCAATTTCATTTCGATCAAACCGTCCGCGATCAGCCCCGGCGACACCCTCTTCGTGACCGTGCTGCAACCCGGCGCACCTGATTCCGCGCCGCCCACCGTTACCACTCATTCCACCGCCGATACCACGCGCATCTCCATCGCCAAACATCGCCAATCGACCACGGTTGATTTCGCCCGATCTTCCTCCCTGGTGCTCACCCACGTGAACCACCATGCGGTCGCCCCCCCGATCGCACCGACCGAACGCACTTTCACCCGCCTGACGGCGCCACTCGACGCCACTCCCAAACCACGCTAG
- a CDS encoding SDR family NAD(P)-dependent oxidoreductase, with product MSVSIPPLPSATDFRGRVAVVTGGTNGLGRHLAQTLIDLGAHVFFCGRQRDTGAALAADWGEHAHFVACDLADAAATRAFIAGAGAWCGSIDYLVNNAAIDPVVSFEASTLADFDRIIAINLRAGFVATQAALPFLRAGRGKAIVNLGTTNWMLGQPNYTMYAAAKSGLVGFTRSLAHDVGADAIRVNLVSPGWIMTERQLAEKVTPVEQAQLRSQSALGQLLTAQHVTPATLFLLSTAAAGITGQNLVVDGGKHLH from the coding sequence ATGAGCGTATCCATTCCTCCCTTACCCTCGGCCACCGACTTCCGCGGACGCGTGGCCGTCGTCACCGGCGGCACCAACGGTCTTGGTCGCCACCTCGCCCAGACGCTCATCGACCTCGGCGCCCACGTTTTCTTCTGCGGACGGCAACGCGACACCGGCGCAGCGCTCGCCGCCGACTGGGGCGAGCACGCGCACTTCGTTGCCTGCGATCTCGCCGACGCCGCCGCCACGCGCGCGTTCATCGCCGGGGCCGGCGCTTGGTGCGGTTCCATCGATTATTTGGTCAACAACGCCGCCATCGATCCCGTCGTTTCATTCGAGGCATCCACCCTCGCGGACTTCGACCGCATCATCGCGATCAATCTGCGGGCCGGTTTTGTCGCCACGCAAGCCGCGCTGCCCTTTCTGCGCGCGGGCCGCGGCAAAGCCATCGTCAATCTCGGCACGACCAACTGGATGCTGGGGCAACCGAATTACACGATGTATGCCGCCGCCAAGTCCGGACTCGTGGGGTTTACCCGTTCGCTCGCGCACGACGTCGGCGCGGACGCCATTCGAGTCAACCTCGTCTCCCCCGGCTGGATCATGACCGAGCGCCAACTCGCCGAAAAAGTCACGCCCGTCGAACAAGCCCAACTTCGCTCGCAGTCCGCGCTCGGCCAACTCCTCACCGCCCAACACGTCACCCCCGCCACGTTGTTTTTACTATCCACCGCCGCCGCCGGTATCACCGGCCAAAACCTCGTGGTCGACGGTGGCAAACACCTGCACTAA